One genomic window of Mus musculus strain C57BL/6J chromosome 4, GRCm38.p6 C57BL/6J includes the following:
- the Gm11837 gene encoding uncharacterized protein C8orf88 homolog — translation MTMETKKLIGKPLQPARPVRHLSSPPGPVFPFNFQNEYPCSTQCLQSGVGRCKTNGMQAFSQGLNEQQQHQSPVKKERIKYSRDFLLKLSSVSICRKKPDFLPDHPIVLQKPENNQSFK, via the exons ATGacaatggaaacaaaaaaattGATTGGCAAACCGCTTCAACCAGCAAGACCTGTTCGTCATCTCTCTTCTCCTCCAG GACCAGTGTTCCCTTTCAACTTTCAGAATGAATATCCATGCAGCACTCAATGCTTACAAAGTGGAGTGGGCAGA TGTAAGACGAATGGAATGCAAGCCTTTTCTCAAGGTCTCAATGAGCAACAGCAACACCagtctccagttaaaaaag AGAGAATTAAATATAGCAGAGATTTCTTGTTGAAGCTTTCAAGTGTTTCCATCTGCAGAAAAAAACCAGACTTTCTGCCTGATCATCCCATTGTACTTCAAAAACCA gaaaacaaccaaagTTTTAAGTAG